Proteins from one Gossypium raimondii isolate GPD5lz chromosome 8, ASM2569854v1, whole genome shotgun sequence genomic window:
- the LOC105790221 gene encoding probable 1-deoxy-D-xylulose-5-phosphate synthase 2, chloroplastic translates to MASSIFRTNYLPLQQYQDGYNPIYRKFRSNGVAVAQLETGNANNERNTMAKRGQQATQIKRLLNFSGKEPSTPLLDTINHPIDTKNLSIQELGKLADELREEVVYTVSNTGGHLSASLGVAELTVALHHVFDTPKDKIIWDVGHQSYPHKILTGRRSRMHSIRQTCGLAGFPKREESIHDAFGTGHSSTSISAGLGMAVGRDLLGKNNHVIAVIGDGAMTAGMAYEALNNAGYLDTNLIIILNDNKQVSLPTATIDGPAPPVGALSKALKKLQSSREFRQLREAAKGITKQIGGQTHEIAAKFDSHMRGVVGGSGASLFEELGLYYIGPVDGHNVEDLVYVLNEVRSMPAPGPVLIHVITEKGKGYAPAEIAPDKMHGVVKFDPKSGKQMKNKSATRSYTQYFAESLIAEADEDDKIVGIHAAMSGGTGLNLFQKRFPDRCFDVGIAEQHAVTFAAGLASEGLKPFCAIYSSFLQRGFDQVAHDVDLQKLPVRFAIDRAGLVGADGPTHCGSFDTTFLACLPNMVVMAPSNETELMHMVATAAAIDDRPSCFRYPRGNGIGSILPPNNKGTPLQIGKGRVLREGSGRVAILGYGTIVQSCMKAAEQLQMLGISTTVADARFCKPIDGDLLRQLAREHEILITAEEGSIGGFSTHVSHFLCLNGLLDGKLKWRPMVLPDRYIDHGSQSDQIEEAGLSSKHIAATVLSLLGQTRGDM, encoded by the exons ATGGCTTCTTCCATTTTCAGAACAAATTATCTTCCTTTGCAGCAATACCAAGATGGATATAATCCCATTTATCGCAAG TTTCGATCCAACGGAGTTGCAGTAGCACAGCTGGAAACGGGGAATGCTAATAATGAAAGGAACACCATGGCTAAACGAGGCCAACAAGCAACACAAATCAAAAGGTTACTTAACTTCTCAGGAAAAGAACCATCTACTCCACTTCTTGATACCATAAACCATCCCATTGATACGAAGAATCTTTCCATCCAG GAGCTTGGGAAGTTAGCTGATGAACTACGAGAAGAGGTGGTTTATACAGTGTCAAACACTGGTGGGCATCTCAGTGCAAGCCTTGGGGTGGCTGAACTAACAGTGGCACTTCACCATGTTTTCGATACTCCTAAGGATAAGATTATTTGGGATGTTGGGCATCAG TCCTATCCGCATAAGATTTTAACTGGTAGAAGATCCAGAATGCATTCGATTCGACAGACATGCGGTTTAGCAGGGTTTCCGAAAAGGGAAGAGAGCATTCATGATGCCTTTGGAACTGGCCATAGTTCCACTAGCATTTCTGCTGGATTAG GGATGGCAGTTGGGAGAGATTTGTTAGGGAAGAACAATCATGTAATTGCAGTAATAGGTGATGGAGCAATGACTGCTGGAATGGCTTATGAAGCACTCAACAACGCTGGTTATCTTGACACTAATCTCATCATCATCTTGAATGACAACAAGCAAGTTTCATTGCCGACTGCCACAATCGACGGTCCAGCTCCACCAGTTGGAGCTCTTAGCAAAGCTTTAAAAAAGCTGCAATCAAGCAGGGAGTTTCGTCAACTACGCGAAGCCGCAAAG GGTATCACAAAGCAAATAGGTGGACAGACACATGAAATCGCTGCCAAATTCGATTCCCACATGAGAGGAGTTGTTGGTGGTTCAGGGGCTAGCCTATTTGAAGAGCTAGGACTATACTACATAGGACCAGTGGATGGCCATAATGTAGAAGACCTTGTTTATGTGTTAAATGAAGTTAGATCAATGCCAGCCCCAGGGCCTGTTCTCATTCATGTCATTACCGAGAAGGGAAAAGGTTATGCCCCTGCTGAGATTGCACCTGATAAAATGCATG GGGTTGTGAAATTCGATCCCAAGTCCGGGAAACAAATGAAGAACAAGTCAGCAACACGATCGTATACTCAGTACTTTGCAGAGTCCTTAATAGCTGAAGCAGATGAAGATGATAAAATAGTGGGAATCCATGCCGCCATGAGTGGAGGAACTGGacttaatttattccaaaaacGATTCCCAGACCGATGTTTCGATGTCGGTATAGCCGAACAACATGCTGTTACCTTTGCTGCTGGTCTAGCTTCTGAAGGGCTCAAACCATTTTGTGCCATTTACTCTTCATTCCTACAAAGAGGATTCGATCAG GTTGCTCATGATGTTGATCTTCAAAAGCTACCAGTAAGATTTGCAATAGACAGGGCTGGCTTGGTTGGTGCAGATGGACCAACGCATTGTGGCTCGTTCGACACTACTTTTTTGGCATGTTTGCCTAATATGGTGGTAATGGCACCTTCGAACGAAACTGAGCTCATGCACATGGTGGCCACGGCAGCCGCCATCGATGATCGTCCTAGCTGCTTTAGGTACCCTAGGGGCAATGGCATTGGCTCCATTCTCCCACCAAACAACAAAGGAACACCATTACAG ATTGGGAAGGGAAGAGTACTAAGAGAAGGAAGTGGCAGGGTGGCGATTTTAGGGTATGGAACAATCGTACAAAGTTGTATGAAAGCAGCAGAGCAACTACAAATGCTCGGCATCTCCACAACGGTGGCGGATGCTCGTTTTTGTAAGCCAATAGACGGAGATTTATTAAGACAACTAGCTCGAGAACATGAGATATTGATCACCGCGGAAGAAGGATCAATCGGAGGGTTTAGCACCCACGTCTCTCATTTCTTGTGCTTGAACGGACTACTAGATGGCAAGCTTAAG tggaggccaATGGTGCTACCAGATAGATACATTGACCATGGATCTCAAAGTGATCAAATTGAAGAGGCAGGGCTGAGCTCAAAGCATATCGCCGCCACAGTTTTATCACTACTAGGACAAACCAGGGGAGAcatgtaa
- the LOC105790226 gene encoding xyloglucan endotransglucosylase/hydrolase protein 22, with protein MTTSLLLSLLFSFVILASAADFNQDIDVTWGDGRGKILENGNLLTLTLDKFSGSGFQSKNQYLFGKIDMNIKLVPGNSAGTVTTYYLRSEGSTWDEIDFEFLGNLSGDPYTVHTNVYTQGKGEKEQQFYLWFDPTKDFHTYSLLWNPQRIIFSVDGTPLREFKDLESMGVAFPKSQPMRVYSSLWNADDWATRGGLVKTDWSQAPFTAAYRNYKADACVWSSGKSSCSSTSPSQNAWLSQELDITSQERLKWVQKNYMIYNYCTDTKRFPQGLPKECTAP; from the exons ATGACCACTTCGttgcttctttctcttttattcaGCTTTGTAATACTTGCCTCAGCTGCCGACTTTAACCAAGACATCGATGTTACTTGGGGTGATGGCAGGGGCAAGATTCTCGAAAACGGAAACCTTCTCACTCTCACCCTCGACAAATTCTCCGGCTCTGGTTTTCAATCCAAGAACCAATATCTGTTTGGGAAGATTGATATGAACATTAAGCTGGTCCCAGGCAACTCTGCTGGCACTGTTACCACTTACTAT CTTCGTTCGGAAGGGTCGACATGGGATGAAATCGACTTCGAGTTCTTGGGGAACCTAAGCGGAGACCCATACACAGTCCACACCAATGTATATACACAAGGCAAAGGTGAGAAAGAGCAACAGTTCTACCTTTGGTTCGATCCCACCAAAGACTTCCACACCTACTCCCTTCTTTGGAACCCTCAACGTATTAT CTTCTCTGTTGATGGGACTCCGCTCAGAGAGTTCAAGGACTTGGAATCGATGGGCGTTGCGTTCCCAAAGAGCCAGCCGATGAGAGTGTATTCGAGTCTTTGGAACGCCGATGATTGGGCCACTCGAGGTGGTCTTGTTAAGACAGATTGGAGCCAAGCTCCTTTCACTGCTGCTTACAGGAATTACAAGGCTGATGCATGTGTGTGGTCTTCCGGGAAATCATCATGTTCCTCCACCTCACCCTCTCAAAATGCATGGCTATCGCAAGAACTGGATATAACGAGCCAAGAAAGGCTGAAATGGGTTCAGAAAAATTACATGATTTACAATTACTGCACTGACACCAAGCGATTCCCTCAGGGACTTCCTAAAGAATGCACTGCTCCTTAA